The following proteins are encoded in a genomic region of Pseudodesulfovibrio mercurii:
- a CDS encoding arylesterase — protein sequence MSGPLRIACFGDSLTEGYGLAPDEALPAVLERDLLDLGIEARCLNFGVSGDTAEDGLNRLRMVLDADPDGVVLAFGANDCFLDEPVDEVAARLSSLIEAFRKRDLPVLLVGVNAGLNPDEAYRARFEAVFPDLAERYDLPLFPDILAPYQGDPSMTLLDGLHPNETGVEAMARALLPQVEALARGIRP from the coding sequence GTGTCCGGACCGCTGCGCATCGCCTGCTTCGGCGACAGCCTGACCGAGGGGTACGGCCTGGCCCCGGACGAGGCCCTGCCCGCCGTCCTGGAACGCGACCTGCTCGACCTGGGGATCGAGGCGCGCTGCCTCAATTTCGGAGTGTCCGGCGACACGGCCGAGGACGGCCTGAACCGCCTGCGCATGGTCCTCGACGCCGACCCGGACGGGGTGGTCCTGGCCTTCGGGGCCAACGACTGCTTTCTGGACGAGCCGGTGGATGAGGTGGCGGCGCGGCTGTCCAGCCTGATCGAGGCCTTCCGCAAGCGGGACCTCCCGGTCCTGCTGGTGGGGGTCAACGCGGGGCTCAACCCGGACGAGGCCTACCGGGCGCGGTTCGAGGCCGTGTTCCCGGACCTGGCCGAGCGCTACGATTTGCCCCTGTTCCCGGACATCCTCGCCCCGTACCAGGGCGACCCGTCCATGACCCTGCTGGACGGCCTGCACCCCAACGAGACCGGGGTGGAGGCAATGGCCCGCGCCCTGCTCCCCCAGGTGGAGGCCCTGGCGCGCGGCATCAGGCCGTAG